From Bacillus sp. FSL K6-3431, the proteins below share one genomic window:
- the qcrB gene encoding menaquinol-cytochrome c reductase cytochrome b subunit — translation MLNKMYDWIDERMDITPIWRDIADHEVPEHVNPAHHFSAFVYCFGGLTFFVTVIQILSGMFLTMYYVPDIKNAWESVYYLQNQVAFGQIVRGMHHWGASLVIVMMFLHTLRVFFQGAYKKPRELNWVVGVLIFFVMLGLGLTGYLLPWDMKALFATKVTLDIVESIPLVGIPMKTLIAGDPTIVGAQTLTRFFAIHVFFLPAALLALMGAHFVMIRRQGISGPM, via the coding sequence TTGCTGAACAAAATGTACGACTGGATTGATGAGCGTATGGATATTACGCCGATATGGAGGGACATCGCAGACCATGAAGTGCCTGAGCACGTAAACCCGGCACACCATTTCTCTGCGTTTGTATACTGTTTTGGCGGGTTAACGTTCTTCGTAACAGTTATCCAAATCCTATCAGGTATGTTTCTTACCATGTATTATGTACCTGATATTAAAAACGCTTGGGAATCCGTATATTATCTTCAAAATCAAGTTGCATTCGGTCAAATTGTCCGCGGAATGCATCACTGGGGAGCAAGCCTCGTCATTGTGATGATGTTTTTACATACGCTGCGTGTCTTCTTCCAAGGAGCATACAAGAAGCCTCGTGAGCTAAACTGGGTCGTCGGAGTACTTATCTTTTTCGTTATGCTTGGACTCGGACTTACAGGCTACTTATTACCGTGGGATATGAAGGCGTTATTTGCGACAAAAGTAACATTGGATATCGTTGAATCTATTCCACTTGTTGGTATTCCAATGAAAACATTAATAGCAGGAGATCCTACAATAGTGGGTGCACAAACTTTAACTCGTTTCTTTGCAATTCACGTATTTTTCCTGCCTGCAGCATTGCTCGCCTTAATGGGCGCTCACTTTGTCATGATTCGCAGACAAGGTATTTCAGGGCCGATGTAA
- a CDS encoding tetratricopeptide repeat protein: MRSAELMIKYIEEQNLGKATLQFEKVKKENNDDEKFMLAQQLFDYGFLDETKELYEILLRTHPDEAELKILLAELLIEMNNEDEAFQYLEMVDRNNPLFPQALLVQADLYQMQGMYEVSEQKLLQAKNLLDKEPVIDYALAELYMSQGRFLEATRNFKSLLETGHTEFMNIDIHGRMAEALSAGGAFEQSLSYYETSLNNHLEINVLFGYALTSYQAGLYDKAIKAFKQLKEMDHEYHSLYLYLAKSYEHLEKIQEALDAIDAGIALDEFNKELHLFAANLALKQGEEVKAEKYFRDALALDPEFTAAAIDLNKLLLHQERYEDVLEIISMFELDGSMDPQFHWDAAICLQQTEQYNMALKQYELAYNECKHNRDFLVDYGYFLIEEGKRAEALKLFKQLYKLEPANDEWNEMIENLQENEN, encoded by the coding sequence ATGAGAAGTGCGGAATTAATGATTAAGTATATTGAGGAACAAAATCTCGGAAAAGCGACATTGCAATTTGAGAAAGTAAAAAAGGAAAATAATGATGATGAAAAATTTATGCTTGCTCAACAATTATTTGATTATGGTTTTCTAGACGAAACGAAGGAATTATATGAAATATTACTTCGTACACATCCTGATGAAGCAGAATTGAAAATTTTACTTGCAGAACTATTAATAGAAATGAATAATGAGGATGAAGCATTTCAATATTTAGAAATGGTTGATCGTAATAACCCGCTTTTTCCTCAAGCATTACTTGTTCAAGCGGATTTATACCAAATGCAGGGCATGTATGAAGTAAGTGAACAAAAACTACTTCAAGCAAAAAACTTATTAGATAAAGAACCTGTAATTGATTATGCTTTAGCTGAATTGTATATGTCTCAAGGGAGGTTTTTGGAGGCAACTAGAAATTTCAAATCACTTTTAGAAACAGGGCATACAGAGTTTATGAATATTGATATTCATGGTCGGATGGCTGAAGCATTAAGTGCTGGAGGCGCATTCGAACAATCTTTATCCTATTACGAAACGTCTTTAAATAACCATTTGGAAATTAACGTTTTATTTGGATATGCATTAACAAGCTATCAAGCAGGTTTATATGATAAAGCGATTAAGGCGTTTAAACAGCTGAAAGAAATGGATCACGAATATCATTCTCTATATTTATATTTGGCAAAGTCTTATGAGCACCTAGAAAAAATACAAGAAGCATTAGATGCGATTGATGCAGGAATTGCATTGGATGAATTCAATAAAGAATTGCATTTGTTCGCTGCCAATCTTGCACTTAAGCAAGGAGAAGAAGTCAAAGCAGAAAAGTACTTTCGCGACGCACTAGCACTTGACCCAGAATTTACTGCTGCAGCAATTGATTTAAATAAACTTTTGTTACATCAGGAAAGATACGAAGATGTGCTGGAGATAATCTCTATGTTCGAGTTAGACGGCAGTATGGATCCACAGTTTCATTGGGATGCGGCTATATGTTTGCAACAAACAGAGCAATACAATATGGCATTAAAACAATATGAACTTGCATATAATGAATGCAAACATAATCGAGATTTCTTAGTGGATTATGGTTATTTCCTTATTGAAGAAGGGAAAAGGGCAGAGGCGTTAAAGTTATTCAAACAGCTTTATAAACTTGAACCTGCAAATGATGAATGGAATGAAATGATTGAAAATCTCCAGGAAAACGAAAACTAA
- a CDS encoding nucleotide pyrophosphohydrolase, which produces MGDVINLSEQKTIQQLQNEVDAYIGQFKEGYFSPLAMVARLTEEMGELAREINHHYGEKPKKSSETDKSIEEELGDVLFVMICFANSLGIDLQTAHDHVMEKFNSRDKDRWTKKGEGE; this is translated from the coding sequence ATGGGGGATGTGATAAATTTGAGCGAACAAAAGACAATACAACAATTACAAAATGAAGTAGATGCTTATATAGGTCAGTTTAAAGAAGGTTATTTTAGTCCACTAGCAATGGTTGCAAGATTAACCGAAGAAATGGGAGAATTGGCTCGCGAAATTAACCATCATTATGGTGAAAAACCAAAAAAGTCATCTGAAACGGATAAATCCATTGAAGAAGAATTAGGTGACGTCTTATTTGTGATGATTTGTTTTGCAAATTCGCTTGGCATTGATTTACAAACTGCACATGATCATGTGATGGAAAAGTTTAATAGTCGAGATAAAGATCGCTGGACAAAGAAAGGGGAAGGTGAGTAA
- a CDS encoding menaquinol-cytochrome c reductase cytochrome b/c subunit, producing the protein MHRGKGMKFVGDSRVSAERRPNIPKDYSEYPGKTEAFWPDFLLREWLVGAVFLIGFLCLTAAHPAPLEGIADPTETGYIPMPDWYFLFLYQLIKYQFASGPYNLIGVAIIPGLAFGGLLLAPFIDRGPERRPSKRPFATGFMLLAFAAVFYLTWEAADMHDWEAAKEQGKITQAFEVDKEDAGYEVYAGQSCINCHGENLEGSAAAPALVDMDHTPEEIKDIAHNGIGSMPAEQYKGSDEDLEKLAQYLAELKSE; encoded by the coding sequence ATGCATCGTGGAAAAGGAATGAAGTTTGTCGGGGATTCCCGGGTATCTGCTGAGCGTAGACCGAATATTCCTAAAGACTATTCCGAATACCCAGGAAAAACAGAAGCCTTCTGGCCGGACTTTTTACTAAGAGAGTGGTTAGTTGGAGCTGTTTTCCTTATTGGTTTTTTATGTTTAACTGCAGCGCATCCTGCCCCGCTTGAAGGTATTGCCGATCCAACAGAGACAGGATATATCCCGATGCCAGACTGGTATTTCTTATTTCTTTATCAATTAATAAAGTACCAATTTGCATCAGGTCCATATAATCTTATTGGTGTAGCAATCATTCCTGGACTTGCTTTTGGTGGGTTGCTTTTAGCGCCGTTTATCGATCGTGGTCCTGAGCGTCGACCATCAAAACGTCCATTTGCTACTGGATTTATGCTATTAGCATTTGCGGCAGTTTTCTACTTAACTTGGGAAGCGGCAGACATGCACGACTGGGAAGCGGCAAAAGAACAAGGGAAAATTACACAAGCGTTTGAAGTGGATAAAGAAGACGCAGGTTATGAAGTTTATGCTGGTCAAAGCTGTATTAACTGTCATGGTGAAAATCTAGAGGGTTCTGCAGCAGCTCCGGCATTGGTCGATATGGACCATACGCCTGAAGAAATTAAAGATATTGCTCATAATGGAATTGGAAGTATGCCGGCTGAACAATATAAAGGATCTGATGAAGACTTAGAAAAGTTAGCTCAGTATCTTGCAGAATTGAAAAGTGAATAA
- the bshA gene encoding N-acetyl-alpha-D-glucosaminyl L-malate synthase BshA produces MKMKIGITCYPTVGGSGVIATELGKFLADRGHDIHFITSNIPFRLNVLHHNIFFHQVSVNQYSVFQYPPYDIALASKMAEVIKREKLDILHVHYAIPHAVCAILAKQMAGTDVKIVTTLHGTDITVLGNDPTLTEAIKFGIEKSDAVTTVSHALSRETIEVIAPDKQLQVIHNFIDEEVYRRIDETDLKAAYGISPEEKVLIHVSNFRQVKRVRDVVSAFARIAKHMPAKLLLVGDGPEKTGLCKLVKALDIEEKVLFLGRQDHLEALYSISDLMLLLSEKESFGLVALEAMACGVPCIGTNIGGIPEVITDNYNGYLCELGNIEQIAERAIELLQNEPLLKQLSINASLTSKEKFKSELIISEYEDLYHSLLSTSNYEVL; encoded by the coding sequence ATGAAAATGAAAATAGGGATTACATGTTATCCAACCGTTGGTGGTTCAGGTGTTATTGCGACGGAACTAGGTAAATTTTTAGCTGATAGAGGACATGATATCCACTTTATTACATCAAATATCCCTTTTCGTCTAAATGTTTTACATCATAATATTTTTTTCCATCAGGTAAGCGTAAATCAATATTCGGTTTTTCAATATCCACCCTATGATATTGCATTGGCTAGTAAAATGGCTGAAGTAATCAAACGAGAAAAACTTGATATTTTACATGTGCATTATGCTATTCCTCATGCAGTTTGTGCGATTTTAGCTAAACAGATGGCTGGGACTGATGTGAAAATTGTTACTACTTTGCATGGTACAGATATAACTGTTTTAGGTAATGATCCAACACTTACGGAAGCAATAAAGTTCGGTATTGAAAAGTCTGATGCGGTTACCACTGTATCTCATGCATTAAGTAGGGAGACAATTGAAGTTATAGCTCCAGATAAACAGCTACAAGTTATTCATAATTTTATTGATGAAGAAGTGTACCGAAGAATAGATGAAACAGACTTAAAAGCAGCATATGGTATTAGTCCTGAAGAAAAAGTGCTGATACATGTATCAAACTTTCGGCAGGTGAAAAGAGTCCGCGATGTTGTTTCCGCATTTGCACGAATTGCAAAGCATATGCCAGCGAAATTATTATTAGTTGGTGATGGTCCTGAAAAAACAGGCCTTTGCAAATTAGTAAAAGCGTTGGATATTGAAGAAAAAGTGCTTTTTCTCGGTAGGCAGGATCACTTGGAAGCATTATATTCAATTAGTGATTTGATGCTTTTACTATCTGAAAAGGAAAGCTTTGGCTTAGTTGCTCTAGAAGCAATGGCGTGTGGTGTTCCGTGTATTGGTACAAATATTGGTGGTATTCCGGAGGTTATTACAGATAACTATAATGGGTATCTCTGCGAATTAGGAAATATTGAACAAATAGCAGAAAGGGCTATTGAGCTATTGCAAAATGAGCCTTTATTAAAACAACTTTCTATCAATGCAAGTTTAACGTCAAAGGAAAAGTTCAAATCTGAGTTAATTATCTCTGAATATGAAGATTTATATCATAGTCTTTTATCTACTAGTAATTATGAGGTTCTATAA
- a CDS encoding YpiF family protein, protein MNWNAKDVETYFQEKEYIDTAVIPVLPIMFGTKMRHAAEQGEYIQLLSQQLERQFKGRMLFLPPFTYLEEPEAASDLLNEWVSKLKENGFTYIFLITADKRWIPIQTNDHNTFIHVPAVPIQHMDDVQKHSLVEEQLKQIMAEIIEGWQASI, encoded by the coding sequence GTGAATTGGAACGCAAAGGATGTTGAGACATATTTTCAAGAAAAAGAATATATTGATACAGCTGTAATCCCTGTTTTACCTATTATGTTTGGAACTAAAATGAGACATGCCGCCGAACAGGGGGAATATATCCAATTATTATCCCAACAATTAGAGCGGCAATTTAAGGGGAGAATGTTATTTCTACCTCCGTTTACTTATTTGGAAGAACCTGAGGCAGCAAGCGATCTGCTAAATGAATGGGTTTCGAAACTGAAAGAAAATGGATTTACATATATCTTTTTGATCACAGCAGATAAAAGATGGATACCCATTCAAACAAACGACCATAATACATTTATCCATGTCCCGGCTGTACCTATACAGCATATGGATGATGTGCAAAAACATTCATTAGTGGAAGAACAATTAAAACAGATAATGGCTGAGATCATCGAAGGATGGCAAGCATCAATATAA
- the bshB1 gene encoding bacillithiol biosynthesis deacetylase BshB1, with amino-acid sequence MEQQKIDVLAFGAHADDVEIGMAGTIAKWTEAGKEIVICELTEADLSSNGSVALRKEEAALAASLLGVSERINLQIPDRGLFMTDKHIRMVTEVIRKYQPKIIFAPYHEDRHPDHGNCARLVREAYFSAGIKKYNQEESNYRSYKAQNLFQYLINGYTSPDFVVDISNFIEQKKSALSAYQSQFLLEADGVMTPLTDGYIDSVIAREQVFGKDAGVRFAEGFKTNRPILLNENLFGDKI; translated from the coding sequence ATGGAGCAGCAAAAGATAGATGTTCTCGCATTTGGTGCCCATGCGGACGATGTAGAAATAGGGATGGCTGGGACAATTGCGAAATGGACGGAAGCGGGGAAAGAGATCGTAATTTGTGAATTAACAGAAGCTGATTTATCTTCTAATGGATCTGTTGCTCTAAGAAAAGAGGAAGCTGCACTTGCAGCCAGTTTGTTAGGGGTATCTGAACGAATTAATCTTCAGATCCCTGATCGCGGTTTGTTCATGACAGATAAGCATATTCGTATGGTAACAGAAGTCATACGCAAGTATCAGCCTAAGATAATTTTTGCGCCATACCATGAAGACCGTCATCCCGATCATGGTAATTGTGCTAGATTAGTTCGTGAAGCTTATTTTTCCGCGGGAATAAAAAAATATAATCAAGAAGAAAGCAATTATCGATCGTATAAAGCGCAAAATTTATTTCAATATTTAATTAATGGGTACACTAGTCCAGACTTTGTTGTTGACATCTCGAATTTTATTGAACAAAAAAAGTCGGCATTGTCTGCATATCAGTCCCAATTCCTCTTAGAAGCTGATGGAGTAATGACACCGCTCACAGACGGATATATTGATAGTGTAATTGCTAGAGAGCAAGTTTTCGGCAAGGATGCCGGGGTACGTTTTGCCGAAGGTTTTAAAACAAACAGACCTATCCTATTAAATGAAAACTTATTTGGAGATAAAATATGA
- a CDS encoding ReoY family proteolytic degradation factor: MATPVSVNEKKEFIRWFLNRYQLKRRESVWILNYLMSHDKLMEKVHFVEDAQCCPRGLIMSTHCTRDVPFRFYKDNIMTTDAEKSFHDIRLNREEEIYIQINFRSANLSHHYAAVLEENPFIQTNLFLNEKNKVYAEKLLAHSLLTYKEEKLLKAIDQALDCRDKDTFEKLSMELNKLRKA; encoded by the coding sequence ATGGCAACCCCTGTATCTGTCAATGAGAAAAAAGAATTTATTCGATGGTTTTTAAATCGGTACCAACTAAAAAGAAGAGAATCAGTTTGGATTCTAAATTATTTAATGAGTCATGATAAACTGATGGAAAAAGTTCATTTTGTGGAAGATGCACAATGTTGCCCACGAGGCTTGATCATGTCAACACATTGTACAAGAGATGTCCCGTTTCGCTTTTACAAAGACAATATTATGACAACCGATGCTGAAAAATCTTTTCACGATATCCGGTTAAATCGGGAAGAAGAAATTTATATCCAAATTAATTTTCGGTCGGCTAATTTATCGCATCACTATGCAGCAGTATTAGAAGAAAACCCATTTATTCAAACAAATCTATTTTTAAATGAAAAAAATAAAGTATATGCTGAAAAATTACTTGCTCATAGTTTACTGACTTATAAAGAGGAAAAATTATTAAAAGCGATTGATCAGGCTTTGGATTGCCGTGATAAAGATACATTCGAAAAGCTATCCATGGAATTAAACAAACTCAGGAAAGCTTAA
- a CDS encoding DUF1405 domain-containing protein — translation MNLIYAILGDRRFLWLLLLINVGGTIFGYVWYEDQIVRTPTYFIPFVPDSPTASLFFCFVLLAFLLRKNWGLIEALALITLFKYGVWAVVMNFLVLAVTGDLSWQGYMLIASHGAMALQGLLYAPFYKMKVWHVIVAAIWTLHNDVIDYVYMQYPKYSGLEMYVREIGYFTFWLSVVSIGLAVFFIRRNRIGKLDIN, via the coding sequence ATGAATCTTATCTATGCTATTTTAGGTGATCGGCGCTTTCTTTGGCTTCTATTGCTAATTAATGTTGGCGGTACCATATTTGGATATGTATGGTATGAAGATCAAATAGTAAGAACACCAACTTATTTTATTCCATTTGTTCCTGATAGCCCTACAGCGAGTTTATTTTTTTGCTTCGTATTACTCGCATTTTTATTACGTAAAAATTGGGGGTTGATTGAAGCTTTAGCTTTGATTACCTTATTTAAATACGGTGTTTGGGCTGTAGTGATGAATTTCTTAGTGCTCGCTGTTACGGGCGACCTTTCATGGCAAGGATACATGTTAATCGCCTCGCATGGTGCGATGGCTTTACAAGGATTACTGTATGCTCCATTTTATAAAATGAAAGTATGGCATGTAATTGTTGCTGCCATATGGACCCTTCACAATGATGTAATTGACTATGTGTATATGCAATATCCGAAATATTCTGGATTGGAAATGTATGTAAGGGAGATTGGGTATTTTACATTTTGGCTGAGCGTTGTTTCTATAGGATTGGCAGTATTCTTTATAAGAAGAAATAGAATTGGAAAGCTAGATATAAATTAA
- the ypjB gene encoding sporulation protein YpjB has translation MKHLIIILLSFCLLTAGSTVAAKTVTTMSELDQLADESLQLTRFGRFEEAKGLIVRFGTLFAEHGISENSFTIDEIRVLTIAHDEALQAVTSVSMNPDDRVQKVLAFRLATDAVISKHQPMWLEMENQIIQSFKQVKSAALEGDNVLYNQALNEFLSTYSIIQPSLKIDISVEQVQMLDSKMTYLDKFRTKFSEQGWAQELDKVESDIKKLFGQLNRDEIDPSVWWVIIMTSSIIVTTLTYVSWKKYRGQKHPKKSRKPNR, from the coding sequence ATGAAACATCTGATAATAATCCTTCTATCGTTTTGTTTATTGACTGCTGGTTCAACGGTTGCAGCTAAAACGGTAACAACAATGTCTGAGCTTGATCAGCTCGCGGATGAATCCTTACAATTAACTAGATTCGGGCGTTTTGAGGAGGCTAAAGGGTTGATTGTCCGTTTTGGTACTTTATTTGCGGAGCATGGTATTTCTGAAAACTCATTTACGATCGACGAGATAAGAGTATTGACTATTGCTCATGATGAGGCTTTACAAGCAGTTACGAGTGTAAGTATGAACCCTGATGATAGAGTACAGAAAGTACTTGCATTCAGACTTGCTACAGATGCGGTTATATCTAAGCACCAACCGATGTGGTTAGAAATGGAAAATCAAATCATACAATCATTCAAACAAGTAAAAAGTGCAGCATTAGAAGGCGACAATGTTTTATATAATCAAGCGCTAAATGAATTCCTAAGCACATATTCGATTATCCAGCCAAGTTTGAAAATAGATATTTCAGTGGAACAAGTTCAAATGCTTGATTCGAAAATGACTTATCTTGATAAGTTCCGTACCAAGTTTTCTGAACAGGGTTGGGCGCAAGAGCTTGATAAAGTAGAATCAGATATAAAAAAACTTTTTGGGCAATTAAACCGAGATGAAATTGATCCTTCTGTTTGGTGGGTTATCATTATGACTAGTAGTATTATCGTAACAACTCTCACATATGTGAGTTGGAAAAAATATCGGGGACAGAAACATCCAAAGAAAAGTAGAAAACCTAATCGTTGA
- the dapB gene encoding 4-hydroxy-tetrahydrodipicolinate reductase: protein MTNIIKIVVAGPRGRMGKEAVKLVQDTANFELVAVLDRKNDGMRLNDLEGFAGSDAPIYSNVVECFQQVEADVLIDLTIPETGYLHTKTALLHGVRPVVGTTGFTKEEIKELTELAESKGLGCIIAPNFAIGAILMMKFSQMAAKYFQNVEIIELHHDQKLDAPSGTAVKTAEMIANSRDSFKQGHENEKETIPGARGADFEGMRIHSVRLPGLIAHQQVLFGADGQLLKIQHDSHNRASFMSGVKVSVETIMSLETLVYGLEHILD from the coding sequence ATGACAAATATCATTAAAATCGTCGTAGCAGGACCACGTGGACGAATGGGGAAAGAAGCGGTGAAACTTGTACAAGACACAGCCAATTTTGAACTTGTAGCTGTACTAGATCGGAAGAATGATGGCATGAGGCTTAATGATTTGGAAGGTTTTGCAGGATCTGATGCTCCAATTTATTCAAATGTAGTGGAATGTTTCCAACAAGTAGAAGCAGATGTATTAATTGATTTAACTATTCCTGAGACGGGTTATTTGCATACTAAAACAGCATTATTACATGGCGTTCGTCCTGTGGTTGGTACAACAGGATTTACGAAAGAAGAGATAAAAGAGTTAACTGAACTAGCGGAGTCTAAAGGCTTAGGCTGTATTATTGCCCCAAACTTTGCTATTGGCGCGATATTAATGATGAAATTCTCACAAATGGCAGCAAAGTATTTTCAAAATGTAGAAATTATTGAGCTGCATCATGATCAAAAATTAGATGCACCTTCTGGGACGGCTGTTAAAACAGCAGAAATGATTGCCAATAGTAGAGATAGCTTTAAGCAAGGACATGAAAATGAAAAAGAGACGATTCCAGGTGCAAGAGGAGCGGATTTCGAAGGGATGCGCATACACAGTGTAAGACTTCCCGGACTAATTGCTCATCAACAAGTTTTATTTGGGGCTGATGGACAATTATTAAAGATCCAACATGACTCACATAACAGGGCTTCTTTCATGTCGGGTGTAAAAGTATCAGTAGAAACGATTATGTCATTAGAGACACTTGTATATGGATTGGAGCACATTTTGGATTAA
- a CDS encoding YitT family protein: protein MNLGLRFKNIFFIQLGAAIFSFGLVHFNMQNNLAEGGFTGITLLLYFIFNFDPSISNLVLNIPLFLIGWKLLGKKSFAYTVIGTVSVSIFLFIFQRYQINIPLNGDLFLAALFAGVFIGIGLGITFRFGGTTGGVDIIARLLHKYKGISMGRTMFMFDAVVITISLLTYLNHMEAMYTLVAVFVGARVVDFMQEGAYAARGALIISENHHQAIADAIMEEMERGVTVLNGRGSYSKQNKDVLYCVIGRNEIVRIKKIIHAIDPLAFVSLIVVHDVMGEGFTFDENKLPYDA from the coding sequence GTGAATTTAGGATTAAGATTTAAAAATATCTTTTTTATCCAGCTCGGTGCAGCCATATTTTCTTTCGGGCTCGTTCATTTTAATATGCAAAATAATTTAGCTGAAGGTGGATTCACGGGAATAACATTATTGTTATATTTTATATTTAACTTCGATCCATCCATCTCAAACTTAGTGTTAAATATTCCCCTTTTCCTTATTGGCTGGAAATTACTTGGTAAAAAGTCTTTCGCATACACAGTGATTGGAACAGTATCTGTTTCTATCTTTTTATTTATTTTTCAAAGATATCAAATAAATATCCCACTCAATGGAGATTTATTCCTTGCCGCACTTTTTGCGGGGGTTTTTATCGGTATTGGCCTGGGTATCACTTTTCGCTTTGGCGGCACGACTGGTGGAGTCGACATTATTGCTCGCCTGCTTCATAAATATAAAGGAATAAGTATGGGAAGAACAATGTTTATGTTTGATGCCGTTGTAATTACAATATCTTTACTTACATATTTAAACCACATGGAAGCCATGTACACACTTGTTGCTGTTTTTGTAGGTGCAAGAGTAGTGGATTTCATGCAAGAAGGAGCGTACGCCGCTAGAGGTGCATTGATCATTTCCGAAAATCACCATCAAGCGATTGCAGATGCAATTATGGAGGAAATGGAACGCGGTGTTACAGTTTTAAATGGCCGCGGATCTTACTCTAAACAAAACAAAGATGTTCTATATTGCGTCATTGGCAGAAATGAAATTGTCCGGATAAAAAAAATCATACATGCCATTGACCCACTAGCCTTTGTATCATTGATTGTTGTACATGACGTGATGGGTGAAGGTTTTACATTTGATGAAAATAAACTTCCATATGATGCATGA
- a CDS encoding QcrA and Rieske domain-containing protein codes for MSKNPVTRRQFLSYTLTGVGGFMAAGMALPMLRFAIDPVLTAEASGDFKMTEKKIADITAEPVRVDFKYEQVDAWHTAETTQMAWVYKNDAGDIVALSPICKHLGCTVNWQGSDKHPDHFFCPCHMGLYTKDGNNVPGTPPRGPLDAYPTKEKDGFLMLGTPEENPFVRKK; via the coding sequence ATGAGCAAGAATCCTGTTACAAGACGTCAATTTTTAAGCTATACACTTACAGGTGTAGGTGGTTTTATGGCGGCCGGTATGGCCTTGCCGATGCTTCGATTCGCAATTGATCCAGTTTTAACAGCTGAAGCAAGTGGCGATTTCAAAATGACTGAAAAGAAGATTGCTGATATTACAGCAGAACCAGTTCGTGTTGATTTTAAATATGAACAAGTAGATGCCTGGCACACTGCAGAAACTACGCAAATGGCTTGGGTTTACAAAAATGATGCTGGCGACATTGTGGCGCTTTCACCAATTTGTAAGCATCTAGGCTGTACAGTAAACTGGCAAGGTAGCGATAAGCACCCTGACCACTTCTTCTGTCCATGTCATATGGGTCTTTACACGAAGGATGGCAATAATGTTCCGGGAACACCACCAAGGGGACCATTGGATGCTTATCCAACGAAGGAAAAAGATGGCTTTTTGATGTTGGGAACACCAGAAGAAAATCCATTCGTAAGAAAGAAGTAA
- a CDS encoding zinc metallopeptidase — MGSYLIYLAIIMIVPIYAQYKVKSTYKKYSKVASTTGVSGAEVARRILDANGLQNVAVKETPGLLSDHYNPMSKTVNLSSSNYHNPSIAGAAVAAHEVGHAIQDKEGYAALRLRHALVPVANISSKMAWVFIMLGFFISSLSSSLLLIGIILFAAGVVFQLVTLPVEFNASSRAMDQVVSLGLISNSEERDAKKVLNAAAMTYVAAAAVAVLELVRLILIFTNSNRD; from the coding sequence ATGGGAAGTTATTTAATATATTTGGCAATAATCATGATTGTACCGATTTATGCACAATATAAAGTCAAAAGCACGTATAAAAAATATTCAAAAGTCGCTTCTACTACTGGGGTTAGTGGCGCTGAAGTGGCAAGAAGGATTCTCGATGCCAATGGGTTACAAAATGTGGCTGTAAAAGAAACACCGGGATTATTAAGCGATCATTATAATCCAATGTCGAAAACGGTGAATCTATCATCATCAAACTATCATAATCCGTCCATAGCGGGTGCGGCAGTTGCAGCTCATGAAGTAGGACATGCTATACAAGATAAAGAAGGCTACGCTGCATTACGTTTGCGTCATGCACTTGTCCCAGTCGCTAATATTAGCTCGAAAATGGCATGGGTATTCATTATGTTAGGCTTTTTCATAAGTTCATTATCATCAAGCTTATTATTGATAGGAATTATTTTATTCGCTGCTGGGGTAGTGTTTCAACTTGTTACACTGCCGGTCGAATTTAATGCTTCATCAAGAGCGATGGATCAAGTAGTATCGCTTGGATTAATCAGTAATTCAGAAGAAAGAGATGCAAAAAAGGTTTTAAATGCAGCAGCAATGACATATGTTGCAGCAGCAGCTGTGGCAGTTCTTGAGCTTGTTCGTTTAATTTTAATTTTTACAAATAGTAACCGCGACTAA